In Prescottella soli, a genomic segment contains:
- a CDS encoding DNA internalization-related competence protein ComEC/Rec2: MSSPVLDRVRPLDLRLVPSAVTCWAATIVGMLAGWRTAALLGAGLAGMGALSAVTVVWVRRRGASPIVVGVGVAVVAAVLLGAGFAAAIAVRAHAVAVHPLAEKAATGASATLTVVVDDDPKPLRSTGFGGRRQLMIRASLRSVTDAGGTTRAGGSVLVFAEAPQWESLLPGQQVSLRGRLAAPERSDLTVAVVRATGPPSRVDPPTIQRWAGGLRERLASAAASGLPPDQAGLLPGLVVGDTSALPQAVKDAFTAAGLSHLTAVSGANVSIVLGAVLLIVRGLGIGPRAGAVLAGAALAAFVVIARPSPSVLRAAAMGCVALLALVTGRRRQAIPALAASVVVLLALFPTLAVDFGFALSVAATAGLVVLSPILVDRLRERHWPRWLAEMCAVAVAAFVVTAPLVAAMSGTVGVVSIVANILVAPVVAPITVVGAATAVLAAVWAPAAALVVRIAGPPLWWLLEVADRAAGVPGATVAVGGGLAGAAVVTVGLVIVGLAARFRWSRRILLALVIGVAAVWVPTRIYTPGWPAAGWSFVACDVGQGDGLVLSTGDGRAVVVDAGPDREPMDRCLRRLGVEEIALVIVTHLHADHYGGLEGVLDGRAVGAIAIGSSDLPGGGFRFVSGAAARADVARVRLEPGRDLTVGRLRLQVLGPLVPPPRTEAAADDAANDTSLVIKAYTPAGTILLTGDAEEAGQRALLRAGVSLRADVLKVPHHGSRTTAPEFIAAVRPRLAVISVGADNPFGHPNPGIVDRLTALGAVTMRTDVDGDVAVVRSGSGALAVVGRSHGTIVR, encoded by the coding sequence ATGAGTTCGCCCGTGCTGGACCGGGTGCGTCCGCTCGATCTGCGCCTCGTGCCGTCGGCGGTGACGTGTTGGGCGGCGACGATCGTGGGGATGCTCGCCGGTTGGCGGACCGCCGCGCTCCTCGGCGCCGGGCTGGCCGGCATGGGCGCGCTGTCCGCGGTCACCGTGGTGTGGGTGCGCCGTCGCGGTGCGTCGCCGATCGTGGTCGGCGTCGGTGTGGCGGTTGTCGCGGCCGTCCTCCTCGGGGCGGGGTTCGCCGCGGCCATTGCCGTGCGCGCCCACGCCGTTGCGGTCCACCCGCTCGCCGAGAAGGCGGCCACCGGGGCCTCCGCCACGCTGACCGTCGTCGTCGACGACGACCCGAAGCCGTTGCGCAGTACTGGTTTCGGGGGCCGGCGTCAGCTGATGATCCGGGCGTCACTGCGGTCCGTAACGGACGCGGGAGGAACGACCCGCGCAGGTGGTTCGGTGCTGGTGTTCGCCGAGGCGCCGCAGTGGGAGAGCCTGCTGCCCGGGCAGCAGGTGAGCCTGCGCGGACGACTCGCGGCACCCGAGCGCAGCGATCTCACGGTCGCGGTGGTGCGGGCCACGGGTCCGCCGAGTCGCGTCGACCCGCCGACGATCCAGCGCTGGGCCGGCGGCCTCCGGGAGCGGTTGGCGTCGGCGGCCGCCTCCGGCCTGCCGCCGGATCAGGCCGGCCTGCTGCCCGGTCTCGTCGTCGGCGACACGTCCGCGCTGCCGCAGGCGGTGAAGGACGCGTTCACCGCGGCCGGACTCTCGCACTTGACCGCGGTGTCCGGCGCCAACGTCTCCATCGTGCTCGGCGCGGTGCTGCTGATCGTGCGCGGACTCGGGATCGGCCCGCGTGCCGGGGCGGTGCTGGCCGGCGCGGCGCTCGCAGCGTTCGTCGTCATCGCCCGGCCGTCGCCGAGCGTGCTGCGCGCCGCGGCGATGGGATGTGTCGCCCTGCTGGCGCTGGTGACAGGCCGTCGCAGACAGGCGATCCCCGCCCTCGCGGCTTCCGTCGTCGTTCTGCTCGCGTTGTTTCCCACGCTCGCAGTCGATTTCGGTTTCGCTTTGTCGGTGGCCGCGACTGCCGGGCTTGTCGTGCTCTCCCCGATCCTGGTGGATCGGCTGCGGGAACGGCATTGGCCGCGGTGGCTCGCGGAGATGTGCGCCGTGGCCGTCGCAGCTTTCGTGGTCACCGCGCCGCTGGTGGCGGCGATGTCGGGAACCGTCGGCGTCGTGTCGATCGTCGCGAACATCCTCGTCGCGCCGGTCGTCGCGCCGATCACGGTCGTCGGTGCCGCGACCGCGGTCCTCGCCGCGGTGTGGGCGCCGGCCGCCGCGCTCGTCGTGCGGATCGCGGGTCCGCCGCTGTGGTGGCTGCTAGAGGTCGCCGACCGTGCGGCGGGCGTCCCGGGCGCGACGGTTGCGGTCGGCGGCGGGTTGGCGGGTGCCGCCGTCGTCACGGTCGGGTTGGTGATCGTGGGACTCGCGGCGCGGTTCCGGTGGTCGCGCCGGATCCTGCTGGCACTCGTGATCGGTGTGGCCGCCGTCTGGGTGCCGACCCGGATCTATACGCCGGGGTGGCCGGCCGCGGGATGGTCGTTCGTCGCGTGCGACGTCGGTCAGGGCGACGGCCTGGTCCTGTCGACGGGCGACGGTCGCGCCGTGGTCGTGGATGCCGGTCCGGATCGGGAGCCGATGGACCGCTGTCTCCGACGTCTCGGCGTCGAGGAGATTGCGCTGGTGATCGTGACGCATCTGCACGCGGATCATTACGGCGGACTCGAGGGTGTGCTCGACGGCCGCGCGGTGGGCGCGATCGCGATCGGCTCGTCCGATCTGCCCGGCGGCGGATTCCGCTTCGTGTCCGGGGCGGCGGCGCGTGCCGACGTCGCGAGGGTGCGTCTCGAGCCCGGACGTGACCTGACGGTGGGTCGGCTGCGGTTGCAGGTCCTGGGCCCGTTGGTGCCACCGCCGCGCACCGAGGCGGCGGCCGACGACGCGGCCAACGACACCTCGCTGGTGATCAAGGCGTACACGCCGGCCGGCACCATCCTGCTGACCGGCGACGCGGAGGAGGCGGGCCAGCGGGCGCTGCTGCGGGCCGGGGTGTCGTTGCGGGCGGACGTGCTGAAGGTCCCGCACCACGGATCACGCACGACGGCACCGGAATTCATCGCCGCGGTCCGCCCTCGCCTCGCCGTGATCAGCGTCGGCGCCGACAACCCGTTCGGGCACCCCAACCCGGGCATCGTGGACCGGCTCACCGCACTGGGGGCCGTGACGATGCGCACCGACGTGGACGGTGACGTCGCGGTGGTTCGATCCGGGTCCGGGGCACTTGCGGTGGTGGGGCGTTCGCATGGCACCATCGTCCGGTGA
- the holA gene encoding DNA polymerase III subunit delta has translation MSTSTRPDPLHLVLGDEELLVERAVASVISAVRAAAGPSGEDIPVSRLRAGDTSAPELAELLSPSLFAEDRVVVLEAAAEAGKDAVGLVQDAAADLPEGVVLIVLHSGAGRAKAMAGVLQKTGATVHQCAKLKPGERVDFVRGEFRAAGVRVSPEVVELVVEAVGSDLRELAAACSQLVADTGGKIDAGAVQRYYSGKAEVSGFDVADKAVAGDRRGAMEALRWAMHRGVAHVLLADALADAVHTIARVASAGRGDPFRMASELGMPPWKIKKAQGQARGWDPTSIGEALQVVAKLNADVKGQAADADYAVEWAVQRVASLHGGR, from the coding sequence GTGAGCACCTCTACGCGACCCGATCCGCTCCATCTCGTCCTCGGTGACGAGGAGTTGTTGGTCGAGCGCGCGGTCGCGTCCGTGATCAGTGCGGTGCGCGCCGCAGCGGGACCGTCGGGGGAGGACATCCCGGTCTCGCGCCTGCGCGCCGGTGACACCAGCGCCCCGGAGCTGGCCGAGCTGCTCAGCCCGTCCCTGTTCGCAGAGGACCGGGTGGTCGTGCTCGAGGCGGCCGCGGAAGCAGGCAAGGACGCCGTCGGGCTCGTGCAGGACGCCGCCGCGGACCTTCCCGAGGGCGTCGTGCTGATCGTGCTGCACTCGGGCGCGGGGCGAGCGAAGGCGATGGCCGGTGTCCTGCAGAAGACCGGCGCCACCGTCCACCAGTGCGCCAAGTTGAAGCCGGGCGAACGCGTGGACTTCGTGCGCGGCGAGTTCCGGGCCGCGGGCGTGCGCGTGTCCCCGGAGGTCGTCGAGTTGGTCGTCGAGGCCGTCGGTTCCGACCTGCGCGAGCTGGCCGCGGCCTGCTCGCAGTTGGTCGCCGACACCGGCGGAAAGATCGACGCCGGTGCGGTGCAGCGGTACTACTCGGGCAAGGCCGAGGTGTCGGGGTTCGACGTCGCGGACAAGGCGGTCGCCGGCGACCGGCGCGGTGCGATGGAAGCCCTGCGGTGGGCGATGCACCGTGGGGTGGCCCACGTTCTGCTCGCCGACGCGCTCGCCGACGCCGTGCACACGATCGCCCGGGTGGCCTCGGCCGGGCGCGGTGACCCGTTCCGGATGGCGTCCGAACTGGGCATGCCGCCGTGGAAGATCAAGAAGGCGCAGGGGCAGGCCCGCGGCTGGGACCCCACCTCGATCGGCGAGGCGCTGCAGGTCGTCGCCAAGCTCAACGCGGATGTGAAGGGTCAGGCCGCCGACGCCGACTACGCCGTGGAGTGGGCGGTGCAGCGTGTCGCGTCCCTCCACGGCGGTCGCTGA
- the rpsT gene encoding 30S ribosomal protein S20 has product MANIKSQVKRIRTNERNRLRNQSVKSSLRTAIRSFREAAAAGDKDKASELLVTTSRKLDKAAGKGVIHANQAANKKSALAKVANSL; this is encoded by the coding sequence GTGGCCAACATCAAGTCCCAGGTGAAGCGGATCCGCACCAACGAGCGCAACCGACTCCGCAACCAGTCGGTCAAGTCCTCGCTGCGTACGGCGATCCGTTCCTTCCGCGAGGCCGCGGCAGCCGGTGACAAGGACAAGGCCAGCGAGCTCCTCGTCACCACCAGCCGCAAGCTCGACAAGGCAGCCGGCAAGGGCGTCATCCACGCCAACCAGGCCGCCAACAAGAAGTCGGCGCTCGCGAAGGTCGCCAACTCTCTCTGA
- a CDS encoding aquaporin, translated as MSTAQEIAEKEEISDLKKYLAEGIGTFVLVFSAIGTAVFAGAKVGQLGIALAFGLTLMFLVYSIGPISGCHVNPAVTLGHFILGRISGAKAAIYMGAQVVGGLAAGLAVYTIAQSLPTYSRAADGLAANGWGVHSPSAESGPLGQLVLPGYGIGAAMTVEILLTALLVFVVLASTDQLSDVPLAGVSIGFTLAVIHLISIPIDNTSVNPARSFAVAPYQDGAMGQVWLFIVFPLIGGALGAVIYRALFGRFNRLND; from the coding sequence ATGTCGACAGCACAGGAAATTGCGGAAAAGGAAGAGATTTCGGATCTCAAGAAGTACTTGGCGGAAGGTATCGGCACGTTCGTCCTGGTCTTCTCTGCGATCGGAACGGCGGTGTTCGCTGGGGCCAAGGTCGGCCAGCTCGGGATCGCGCTCGCATTCGGTCTGACGCTGATGTTCCTGGTCTATTCGATCGGTCCGATCTCGGGTTGCCACGTGAACCCGGCCGTGACGCTCGGGCACTTCATTCTCGGCCGCATCTCGGGCGCCAAGGCGGCCATCTACATGGGTGCCCAGGTGGTCGGCGGTCTCGCCGCGGGTCTGGCGGTCTACACGATCGCGCAGAGTCTGCCCACCTACAGCCGTGCGGCGGACGGCCTGGCCGCGAACGGCTGGGGTGTCCACAGCCCCTCGGCCGAGAGCGGTCCGCTGGGTCAGCTCGTGTTGCCGGGCTACGGCATCGGTGCCGCGATGACGGTGGAGATCCTGCTGACGGCACTGCTGGTCTTCGTGGTGCTGGCGTCTACCGACCAGCTGTCGGACGTCCCGCTCGCGGGCGTCTCGATCGGCTTCACGCTGGCGGTGATCCACCTGATCTCGATTCCGATCGACAACACGTCGGTCAACCCGGCCCGCAGCTTCGCGGTCGCGCCCTACCAGGACGGGGCGATGGGACAGGTGTGGTTGTTCATCGTGTTCCCGTTGATCGGCGGAGCACTGGGTGCGGTCATCTACCGCGCTCTCTTCGGACGCTTCAACCGACTCAACGACTGA
- a CDS encoding type II toxin-antitoxin system PemK/MazF family toxin, with protein sequence MASTWGSIGRKLGTFAVQQGPKLLRQLQNTGPVKRATEAITGPPHPTVTPGRPVSRNSAPTAHRARRIEYAPSLDGQADPGEIVWTWVTYEEDPSQGKDRPVLVVGRDGPTLLGLMLSSNSGRDDDRNWLPLGAGSWDAENRPSWVRLDRVLDVPEAGIRREGAILDRDRFDAVATRLRADYSWT encoded by the coding sequence ATGGCGAGCACGTGGGGCAGTATCGGCAGGAAGCTCGGCACCTTCGCCGTCCAGCAGGGCCCGAAACTACTTCGGCAGCTGCAGAACACCGGGCCGGTCAAACGCGCGACCGAGGCGATCACCGGGCCGCCGCATCCCACCGTCACGCCCGGACGGCCGGTGTCGCGCAATTCCGCACCCACGGCCCACCGCGCGCGTCGGATCGAGTACGCCCCGAGCCTGGACGGCCAGGCCGATCCTGGCGAGATCGTGTGGACCTGGGTGACGTACGAGGAGGACCCGAGTCAGGGCAAGGACCGCCCCGTCCTCGTCGTCGGCCGCGACGGACCCACGCTGCTGGGACTGATGCTGTCGTCGAACAGCGGGAGGGACGACGACCGCAACTGGCTGCCGCTGGGCGCCGGCTCCTGGGACGCCGAGAACCGCCCCAGCTGGGTGCGGCTGGACCGCGTGCTCGACGTTCCCGAGGCGGGCATCCGCCGCGAGGGCGCCATCCTCGACCGCGACCGCTTCGACGCCGTCGCCACGCGCCTGCGCGCCGACTACAGCTGGACCTGA
- a CDS encoding tyrosine-type recombinase/integrase, which produces MFGSTSTLIVLGGAEMTGPPSEQGEREGGGVSLAAGTGLRAGELCGLRISSVDFLRREIHVTEQSAGGSEFAIAKLKTPQSRRTTPVGDSVIGLLAEELDENPSEDRSPPIFRTARGRMRSPTTVANRFVIVRRDCGLPGGKSFHDLRHFFASTLIFAGASVPMVAQYVGHKSPAVTLDVYAPRCPGDDGRAREAVDAGPGRCQCASETRE; this is translated from the coding sequence GTGTTCGGCTCAACATCAACACTGATAGTGCTCGGCGGCGCGGAGATGACGGGACCACCGAGCGAGCAGGGTGAGCGCGAAGGCGGGGGAGTGAGTCTTGCGGCCGGGACCGGGCTACGGGCGGGGGAGCTGTGCGGACTGCGAATCTCCTCGGTCGACTTCCTTCGCCGCGAGATCCATGTGACCGAGCAATCGGCCGGCGGATCCGAGTTCGCGATTGCGAAGCTGAAGACTCCGCAATCGCGGCGGACGACCCCCGTCGGCGATTCGGTGATCGGGTTGCTCGCCGAGGAGCTCGATGAGAATCCGTCCGAGGACCGATCCCCGCCGATCTTCCGGACGGCGCGCGGGCGGATGCGGTCGCCGACGACCGTGGCGAACCGCTTCGTGATCGTCCGACGAGACTGTGGCCTGCCGGGCGGGAAGAGCTTCCACGACCTCCGTCACTTCTTCGCCTCGACGTTGATCTTCGCGGGCGCGTCGGTCCCGATGGTGGCCCAGTACGTTGGTCACAAGTCGCCGGCCGTGACCCTGGATGTGTACGCACCCCGGTGTCCAGGGGATGATGGGAGGGCGCGGGAGGCAGTGGATGCCGGTCCGGGCCGATGTCAGTGCGCGAGTGAGACGAGGGAATAG
- the lepA gene encoding translation elongation factor 4: protein MSSNFAEKTFTDPSKIRNFCIIAHIDHGKSTLADRMLQLTGVVEERAMRAQYLDRMDIERERGITIKAQNVRLPWTVENEDGTTEQIVLHLIDTPGHVDFTYEVSRALEACEGAVLLVDAAQGIEAQTLANLYLAMEKDLTIIPVLNKIDLPAADPERYAAEIAHIVGCEPEDVLRVSGKTGVGVKELLDEVVKQVPAPVGDADGPARAMIFDSVYDAYRGVVTYVRVVDGKIRPREKITMMSTGTTHELLEVGIISPEPKATAGLGVGEVGYLITGVKDVRQSRVGDTVTTFRNGASEPLTGYRDPKPMVYSGLYPMDGSDYPVLRDALDKLRLNDAALAYEPETSVALGFGFRCGFLGLLHMEITRDRLEREFGLDLISTAPNVVYRVVMEDGSEHEVTNPSYWPEGKVREVYEPMAKCTVIAPSEFTGAIMELCQSRRGELGGMDYLSETRVELRYTLPMGEIMFDFFDALKSRTKGYASLDYEESGEQQAALVKVDILLQGETVDAFSAIVHKDAAFAYGNKMTTKLRELIPRQQFEVPIQAAIGSKIIARENIRAIRKDVLAKCYGGDISRKRKLLEKQKEGKKRMKTIGRVEVPQEAFVAALSNESVADKPKGK, encoded by the coding sequence TTGAGCAGCAACTTTGCGGAGAAGACGTTCACGGATCCGTCGAAGATTCGGAACTTCTGCATCATCGCGCACATCGACCACGGCAAGTCGACTCTCGCCGACCGGATGCTGCAGCTCACCGGTGTCGTCGAGGAACGCGCCATGCGTGCGCAGTACCTCGACCGCATGGACATCGAGCGCGAGCGCGGCATCACCATCAAGGCGCAGAACGTGCGTCTGCCGTGGACGGTCGAGAACGAGGACGGCACGACCGAACAGATCGTCCTGCACCTCATCGACACGCCCGGCCACGTCGACTTCACCTACGAGGTCTCCCGCGCGCTCGAGGCCTGCGAGGGTGCGGTGCTGCTCGTCGACGCCGCCCAGGGCATCGAGGCGCAGACCCTGGCCAACCTGTACCTGGCGATGGAGAAGGATCTCACCATCATCCCGGTGCTCAACAAGATCGACCTGCCCGCTGCCGATCCCGAGCGGTACGCCGCCGAGATCGCGCACATCGTCGGCTGCGAGCCCGAGGACGTCTTGCGGGTCTCCGGCAAGACCGGTGTCGGTGTGAAGGAACTGCTCGACGAGGTCGTCAAGCAGGTGCCGGCCCCGGTCGGCGACGCAGACGGTCCGGCCCGCGCGATGATCTTCGACTCCGTGTACGACGCCTACCGCGGCGTCGTCACCTACGTGCGCGTGGTGGACGGCAAGATCCGTCCCCGCGAGAAGATCACGATGATGTCGACCGGCACCACGCACGAACTGCTCGAGGTGGGCATCATCTCGCCCGAGCCCAAGGCCACCGCCGGCCTGGGCGTCGGCGAGGTCGGCTACCTGATCACCGGCGTCAAGGACGTCCGGCAGTCGCGGGTCGGCGACACCGTCACCACCTTCCGCAACGGCGCGTCCGAGCCGCTGACCGGCTACCGCGACCCCAAGCCGATGGTCTACTCCGGCCTGTACCCGATGGATGGTTCCGACTACCCGGTGCTGCGTGACGCGCTGGACAAGCTTCGGCTCAACGACGCGGCGCTGGCCTACGAGCCGGAAACCTCGGTGGCCCTCGGTTTCGGCTTCCGTTGTGGCTTCCTCGGCCTGCTGCACATGGAGATCACCCGGGACCGGCTCGAGCGCGAGTTCGGCCTCGACCTCATCTCCACCGCGCCCAACGTGGTGTACCGAGTGGTGATGGAGGACGGCTCCGAGCACGAGGTGACCAACCCGTCGTACTGGCCGGAGGGCAAGGTGCGCGAGGTCTACGAGCCGATGGCCAAGTGCACCGTCATCGCGCCGAGCGAGTTCACCGGCGCGATCATGGAGCTGTGCCAGTCCCGACGCGGTGAGCTCGGCGGCATGGACTATCTCTCGGAGACCCGCGTCGAGCTGCGCTACACGCTGCCGATGGGCGAGATCATGTTCGACTTCTTCGACGCCCTCAAGTCGCGGACCAAGGGCTACGCGAGCCTCGACTACGAGGAGTCGGGTGAGCAGCAGGCGGCGCTGGTGAAGGTGGACATCCTGCTGCAGGGCGAGACCGTCGACGCGTTCAGCGCGATCGTGCACAAGGACGCCGCGTTCGCCTACGGCAACAAGATGACCACCAAGCTGCGCGAGCTGATCCCGCGTCAGCAGTTCGAGGTGCCGATCCAGGCCGCGATCGGCTCGAAGATCATTGCGCGCGAGAACATTCGCGCGATCCGCAAGGACGTGCTCGCCAAGTGCTACGGCGGCGACATCAGCCGTAAGCGCAAGCTGCTCGAGAAGCAGAAGGAGGGCAAGAAGCGGATGAAGACCATCGGTCGCGTCGAGGTCCCGCAGGAGGCCTTCGTGGCGGCGCTGTCGAACGAGTCGGTGGCGGACAAGCCCAAGGGCAAGTAG
- a CDS encoding NAD(P)H-dependent flavin oxidoreductase, whose product MIGTWLTRELGLEVPIFGAPMGGRAGGQLAGEVTRAGGLGLLGAARYATPDWIAAESAIAREIGGGLLGIGLMTWSLDADDSLLDAALAEKPRVVSLSFGDPAPYVERVHAAGALAVSQVNTLEDLRVVERAGVDFVIAQGGEAGGHTGRIGTLPLLQEVLDATRLPVLAAGGIGTGRGLAAVIAAGAEGAMIGTVLLASPETIGPGYARAKLIEAGSADTVYTSVFDQARDQPWPARWGGRALANDYTARWHGQGADNETLSAAYDPADPNQGVVYAGEVAGLVTSERPACDVVRSIAADAERLLRRTY is encoded by the coding sequence ATGATCGGCACCTGGTTGACCCGTGAGCTCGGGCTGGAGGTGCCGATCTTCGGCGCCCCGATGGGCGGCCGCGCCGGCGGTCAGCTGGCGGGCGAGGTCACGCGTGCCGGCGGCCTGGGTCTGCTCGGTGCCGCGCGCTACGCGACCCCCGACTGGATCGCGGCCGAATCCGCGATCGCCCGCGAGATCGGCGGCGGGCTGCTCGGCATCGGGTTGATGACGTGGTCCCTGGACGCCGACGACTCGCTTCTCGACGCGGCGCTCGCCGAGAAGCCGCGGGTGGTGTCGTTGTCGTTCGGCGACCCGGCTCCGTACGTCGAGCGGGTTCACGCGGCCGGGGCGCTGGCCGTCTCGCAGGTGAACACGCTCGAGGACCTGCGGGTCGTCGAACGGGCCGGGGTCGACTTCGTGATCGCGCAGGGCGGTGAGGCCGGCGGTCACACCGGGCGGATCGGTACGTTGCCGTTGCTGCAGGAAGTGCTCGACGCGACGCGTCTTCCGGTGCTCGCGGCCGGTGGGATCGGAACGGGCCGTGGGCTGGCCGCGGTGATCGCGGCCGGCGCCGAGGGCGCGATGATCGGCACGGTGCTGCTCGCCAGTCCCGAGACGATCGGCCCCGGGTACGCGCGCGCGAAGCTGATCGAGGCGGGCAGCGCCGACACCGTCTACACGTCGGTGTTCGACCAGGCCCGCGACCAGCCGTGGCCGGCCCGCTGGGGCGGTCGCGCCCTCGCCAACGACTACACCGCGAGGTGGCACGGGCAGGGGGCTGACAACGAAACCCTCTCGGCCGCATACGATCCCGCGGATCCTAATCAGGGTGTCGTCTACGCCGGTGAGGTGGCGGGTCTCGTCACGTCGGAGCGGCCGGCCTGTGACGTGGTGCGGTCGATCGCGGCCGACGCGGAGCGGTTGCTCCGGCGGACCTACTGA
- a CDS encoding VOC family protein, with the protein MLDHLGIQCTDIEAGAAFYDAVLAPLGGKRVIEPAPGVIGYGVPPHADFWISPLAPADAGFRENHVAFAADSRAAVDAFFAAAVEMGAEVLHQPREWPEYHPGYYGAFVRDPDGNNVEAVCHRPG; encoded by the coding sequence ATGTTGGATCATCTGGGAATTCAATGCACCGACATCGAGGCCGGTGCGGCGTTCTACGACGCGGTGCTCGCACCTCTCGGCGGAAAGCGGGTCATCGAACCCGCCCCCGGCGTCATCGGTTACGGCGTGCCACCGCACGCGGACTTCTGGATCAGCCCGCTGGCGCCCGCCGACGCGGGCTTCCGCGAGAACCACGTCGCGTTCGCCGCGGACAGCCGCGCCGCGGTCGACGCCTTCTTCGCGGCCGCAGTCGAGATGGGCGCCGAGGTCCTGCACCAACCGCGCGAATGGCCGGAGTACCACCCCGGCTACTACGGCGCGTTCGTGCGTGATCCCGACGGGAACAACGTCGAAGCGGTGTGCCACCGCCCCGGGTAG